The following proteins are co-located in the Methanobrevibacter sp. TMH8 genome:
- a CDS encoding KEOPS complex subunit Pcc1, with protein MFIGGIIIFNTNTNTNSNGFYNALNSVKSKIIIDLEDQKLAKIVHESVLLEFKNSPDYRSHMTLELYGSELIVEIESEDSTSFRASINSAIKWIMLSVEIADLA; from the coding sequence TTGTTTATAGGAGGTATTATTATTTTTAATACTAATACAAATACAAATTCTAATGGTTTTTACAATGCTTTAAATTCTGTTAAAAGTAAAATAATCATTGATCTTGAAGATCAAAAATTAGCTAAAATAGTTCATGAATCTGTTTTATTAGAATTTAAAAACTCTCCTGATTATAGATCCCATATGACTCTTGAATTATATGGGTCTGAACTTATTGTAGAGATTGAATCTGAAGATTCAACTTCTTTTAGAGCTTCTATAAATTCAGCTATTAAATGGATCATGTTATCTGTTGAAATAGCTGATTTAGCGTAA
- a CDS encoding prefoldin subunit beta encodes MEVPQNIQHQLNQFQQLQQQAQAVTVQKQNVDIQIQETESALEELKKTDENTEVFKTAGNLLIKVNRNEINEELEEKLETLKLREKTMARQEERVMKKLQEMQSSIQESMQNQAQ; translated from the coding sequence ATGGAAGTACCTCAAAATATACAACATCAATTAAATCAATTTCAACAATTACAACAACAAGCTCAAGCTGTAACTGTACAAAAACAAAATGTAGATATTCAAATTCAAGAAACTGAAAGTGCTCTTGAAGAATTGAAAAAAACTGATGAAAATACAGAAGTATTTAAAACAGCTGGAAATTTACTTATAAAAGTTAATAGGAATGAGATTAATGAAGAGCTTGAAGAAAAACTCGAAACTCTTAAACTAAGAGAAAAAACAATGGCTCGTCAAGAAGAAAGAGTCATGAAGAAACTTCAAGAAATGCAATCTTCTATCCAAGAATCTATGCAAAATCAAGCTCAATAA
- a CDS encoding DNA-directed RNA polymerase subunit P, protein MYKCSECGTEIDPKSYMENKCPKCRYRILFKKVPAVKRNIKAR, encoded by the coding sequence TTGTATAAATGTTCTGAATGTGGAACTGAAATCGATCCAAAAAGCTATATGGAAAATAAATGTCCTAAATGCAGATATAGGATTCTTTTTAAAAAGGTTCCAGCTGTTAAAAGAAATATTAAAGCAAGATAA
- the rpl37A gene encoding 50S ribosomal protein L37Ae, producing the protein MARTKKVGITGRFGARYGRKAKRTVKSIEENMKKKHVCPKCDRPAVKRMAAGIWKCSKCGVVFTGGAYVPETPMVKTANRNIKRVVGGD; encoded by the coding sequence ATGGCAAGAACAAAAAAAGTGGGAATTACAGGAAGATTTGGAGCAAGATACGGAAGAAAAGCTAAAAGAACTGTAAAATCCATTGAAGAAAACATGAAAAAGAAGCATGTTTGTCCTAAATGTGATAGACCTGCTGTTAAGAGGATGGCTGCTGGAATTTGGAAATGTAGCAAGTGTGGTGTAGTTTTTACAGGAGGGGCATATGTTCCTGAAACTCCAATGGTCAAAACAGCTAATAGAAATATTAAAAGAGTTGTTGGAGGGGACTAA
- a CDS encoding DUF3194 domain-containing protein — MNKLKKLTQEDLDTISEYFSDIANDIILAKVPSKEVLDLDLQINATYDDEELDVNIDVDIALDELSNIKNDDIELAIEEAYTKLDEFIDENYRE; from the coding sequence TTGAACAAACTTAAAAAATTAACTCAAGAAGACTTAGATACTATTTCGGAATATTTTTCAGATATTGCTAATGATATTATTTTAGCTAAAGTTCCATCAAAAGAAGTATTAGATTTAGATTTGCAAATTAATGCGACTTATGATGATGAAGAACTTGATGTTAATATTGATGTTGATATAGCTCTTGATGAACTTTCAAATATTAAAAATGATGATATTGAATTAGCTATTGAAGAAGCTTATACTAAATTAGATGAGTTTATTGATGAAAATTATAGAGAATAA
- a CDS encoding ribonucleotide-diphosphate reductase subunit beta: MLISTSRKPSSKTRAFCKNLSHALDCQYINRGKMSLRELQLKSAKLGSDFVVLVYEMKGNPSKITFLSNDGDELLVIMGSVNTTNQRLNIKTDEITFKSDLPEFNILKDIFPINNDISLNHKSSPKENFIHVEKIEKEYSEDIEEYEKKIAIIHFYNKFGKDTGLKINVRKVLAD, translated from the coding sequence ATGCTAATTTCAACTTCAAGGAAACCTTCATCTAAAACTCGTGCTTTTTGTAAGAATTTATCTCATGCTCTTGATTGTCAATATATTAATCGTGGAAAAATGAGCCTGAGAGAGCTACAACTTAAATCTGCAAAATTGGGCTCTGATTTTGTTGTTCTAGTATATGAAATGAAAGGAAACCCAAGTAAAATCACATTTCTTTCTAATGATGGTGATGAGTTATTAGTAATTATGGGTTCAGTAAATACAACTAATCAGCGTTTAAATATAAAAACTGATGAAATTACTTTTAAATCTGATTTGCCGGAATTCAATATTCTTAAAGATATATTTCCTATCAATAATGATATTAGTTTAAATCATAAATCTAGTCCTAAAGAAAATTTTATTCATGTTGAAAAAATAGAAAAAGAGTATAGTGAAGATATTGAAGAATATGAGAAAAAAATAGCTATTATTCACTTTTATAATAAGTTTGGCAAAGATACTGGGCTTAAAATTAATGTTAGAAAAGTTTTAGCTGATTAA
- the feoB gene encoding ferrous iron transport protein B, with amino-acid sequence MAENINIGLAGNPNVGKTTLFNQLTGLRQHVGNWPGKTVEKAEGHLNFKDVRMDIIDLPGNYALSAHSIEEIVSRDFIVDENSDVIVNVVDATNLERNLYLTTQMMELGANLVIALNMNKFAKRNEHIINVKELSELLGVPVVEIEARDDTGKEELLNTIKNAAKNPIDSSKKLVYGTELSEHLEELQHLIEKNKELLDVPSVWTAIKLLENDDIIIEKVKSAKNFIEIFNEVEKLKKHFQDVFGESTEEVIANYRYSFIDGLIKESVTKPEIEKTTITEKIDKFVTNRFLGLPVFLAIMWLIFQITFTIGAPFQDLIDQGFGLLGNGVLTVFGENWFSSLLVDGIIGGVGGVLTFLPIIFLMFLMISILEDSGYLARAAFVMDKIMHKLVGLHGKSFIPMILGFGCGVPGIMATRTMEHERDRLLTMMIVPFMSCTARLPVYALFVAAFFTAYQGEVIFSLYLLGIAVAILVAAILKRTTFKGMTSPFVMELPSYKLPSVKGVLIHTWERCYGFIRKAGTIILLASVVVWILSSVPIGVDYGTQESVIGQVGTAISPIFAPLGFGEWQPAVALIFGVVAKEVVVGTFGSLFGVAEEGGGITAALHGLFTPLTAYTFMVFVLLYVPCFAAIGTVKQETNSWRWPLFMVAVTTVTAYTVSFIIYQGGTLLGFG; translated from the coding sequence TTGGCAGAGAATATAAATATTGGATTAGCTGGAAATCCAAATGTTGGTAAAACAACATTGTTTAATCAGTTAACTGGACTGCGTCAACACGTTGGTAATTGGCCTGGAAAAACTGTAGAAAAAGCTGAAGGTCATTTAAATTTCAAAGATGTTAGGATGGATATAATAGATCTTCCTGGAAACTATGCTTTAAGTGCTCATTCTATTGAAGAAATTGTTTCTAGAGATTTTATTGTAGATGAAAATTCTGATGTAATTGTTAATGTTGTTGATGCAACAAATTTAGAAAGAAATTTATACTTAACTACTCAGATGATGGAACTTGGTGCAAATTTAGTCATTGCTCTTAATATGAATAAATTTGCTAAAAGAAATGAACATATTATTAATGTAAAAGAATTATCTGAGTTATTGGGAGTACCTGTTGTTGAAATTGAAGCAAGAGATGATACTGGAAAAGAAGAATTATTAAATACTATTAAAAATGCAGCAAAAAATCCTATAGATAGTAGTAAAAAGTTAGTTTATGGAACTGAATTATCTGAACATCTTGAGGAACTTCAACATCTTATAGAAAAAAATAAAGAATTACTCGATGTTCCTTCTGTATGGACTGCTATTAAACTTCTTGAAAATGATGATATTATCATTGAAAAGGTTAAGTCTGCTAAAAATTTTATAGAAATATTCAATGAAGTAGAAAAACTAAAAAAACATTTTCAAGACGTTTTTGGAGAATCTACTGAAGAAGTAATAGCTAATTATAGGTATTCTTTTATTGATGGTTTGATTAAGGAATCTGTTACAAAACCAGAAATAGAAAAAACTACAATCACTGAAAAAATTGATAAGTTTGTTACTAATAGATTCTTAGGTTTACCTGTATTTCTTGCTATTATGTGGTTAATATTCCAAATTACTTTTACTATTGGGGCGCCTTTCCAAGATTTAATTGATCAAGGGTTTGGGTTGTTAGGAAATGGTGTTTTAACTGTTTTTGGTGAAAATTGGTTTTCATCTCTACTTGTTGACGGTATCATTGGTGGAGTAGGTGGAGTATTAACATTCTTACCGATTATCTTTTTGATGTTTTTAATGATTAGTATATTGGAAGATTCAGGATATCTTGCAAGAGCTGCTTTTGTAATGGATAAAATCATGCATAAACTTGTTGGTTTACATGGAAAATCATTTATACCAATGATTTTAGGATTTGGTTGTGGTGTTCCTGGAATAATGGCTACAAGAACTATGGAACATGAAAGAGATAGGCTATTAACAATGATGATTGTTCCGTTTATGTCTTGTACTGCGAGATTGCCTGTGTATGCATTGTTTGTAGCAGCATTTTTTACAGCTTATCAAGGAGAAGTTATATTTTCATTATATCTTTTAGGAATTGCTGTAGCTATTTTAGTTGCTGCAATCCTCAAACGTACTACATTTAAAGGTATGACAAGTCCTTTTGTAATGGAATTACCTTCTTATAAATTACCTTCTGTAAAAGGAGTATTGATACATACTTGGGAAAGATGTTATGGATTTATTAGAAAAGCAGGGACAATCATTCTTTTAGCGTCTGTAGTTGTATGGATACTTAGTAGTGTCCCTATTGGTGTTGATTATGGTACTCAAGAGAGTGTAATCGGTCAAGTTGGAACAGCAATATCTCCAATATTCGCTCCTCTTGGTTTTGGAGAATGGCAACCTGCTGTAGCTCTAATTTTTGGAGTTGTAGCTAAGGAGGTGGTTGTTGGAACATTTGGTTCATTGTTTGGAGTAGCTGAAGAAGGTGGAGGTATAACGGCGGCCCTGCATGGATTGTTTACTCCTTTAACAGCTTATACATTTATGGTATTTGTATTGTTATATGTTCCATGTTTTGCAGCTATCGGTACAGTAAAACAAGAAACAAACTCTTGGAGATGGCCATTATTCATGGTAGCTGTTACTACTGTAACTGCTTACACTGTATCTTTCATAATATATCAAGGAGGAACGCTTTTAGGTTTTGGATGA
- a CDS encoding FeoA family protein: MENKKVDSIKSLNELKNGEKGTIISFSDKGDVELKRHLLGMGFVKGSEITLEKVAPLGDPIKLRLKGYSVCLRKNEAENIKVQIMN, from the coding sequence ATGGAAAATAAAAAAGTTGATTCTATAAAATCTTTAAACGAATTGAAAAATGGTGAGAAAGGAACTATTATTTCTTTTTCAGATAAGGGGGATGTTGAATTAAAAAGACATCTATTAGGCATGGGATTTGTTAAAGGTTCAGAAATTACTTTGGAAAAAGTTGCACCTTTGGGAGATCCTATAAAGCTTCGATTAAAAGGATATTCAGTATGTCTTCGTAAAAATGAAGCAGAAAATATTAAAGTTCAAATTATGAATTAG
- a CDS encoding bile acid:sodium symporter yields the protein MNFLEKFQSVIILLAVIIGIISAQVPIINSTAGYFIIPFLFLMLFGIFLNVPLKDFKKSFSNLKFAKLSLFMNFIWTPLFAYILGAIFLNQHVDIWIGFLMLMVTPCTDWYLVFTDIAKGNVPLSASILPLNLVLQLILLPIYLLLFIGAVGSFDFGMLFESILYVVILPFILAQIARFILDKYDFQFKDTFFNFFSSTQIIFLALAIFSMFASQGNLLIQNLWVLGLLIIPILIFFIMNFFIGQFVTKYFKFNYEDSASLSLTTLARNSPIALAIAVTAFPNQPLIALALVIGPLIELPVLAMVSQVLLLIRKRNLHSEIS from the coding sequence ATGAATTTCTTAGAAAAATTTCAATCAGTAATAATACTTTTAGCTGTAATAATTGGGATAATTTCTGCCCAAGTGCCTATAATTAACAGTACTGCTGGTTATTTCATTATACCATTTTTATTTTTAATGTTATTTGGTATCTTTTTGAATGTACCATTGAAAGATTTCAAGAAGAGTTTTTCGAATTTGAAATTTGCAAAACTTAGCTTATTTATGAATTTTATCTGGACACCTCTTTTTGCATATATTCTTGGAGCTATCTTTTTAAATCAACATGTTGATATTTGGATTGGGTTTTTAATGTTAATGGTAACTCCTTGTACTGATTGGTACCTTGTTTTCACCGATATTGCAAAAGGCAATGTTCCACTTTCAGCTTCTATTCTTCCATTAAATTTAGTCCTTCAATTGATACTATTGCCAATTTATCTTTTACTCTTTATTGGGGCTGTTGGATCATTTGATTTTGGAATGTTATTTGAAAGTATACTTTATGTTGTAATTTTACCTTTCATATTGGCTCAAATAGCTAGATTCATATTAGATAAATATGATTTTCAATTTAAAGATACATTTTTTAATTTCTTTTCTTCTACACAAATCATATTCTTAGCTTTAGCTATCTTTTCCATGTTTGCATCTCAAGGTAATCTTTTAATTCAAAATCTATGGGTTTTAGGATTATTGATTATTCCAATACTTATTTTCTTTATTATGAATTTTTTCATTGGGCAATTTGTTACAAAGTACTTTAAATTTAATTATGAAGATTCCGCAAGTTTATCTCTAACAACTCTTGCAAGAAATTCTCCAATAGCTTTGGCTATAGCTGTTACTGCATTTCCAAATCAGCCTTTAATAGCTTTAGCTCTTGTTATAGGTCCTTTAATTGAACTTCCAGTTTTAGCTATGGTTTCTCAAGTTTTACTTCTTATTAGAAAGAGAAATTTACATTCTGAAATTAGTTAA